From the genome of Leptodactylus fuscus isolate aLepFus1 chromosome 1, aLepFus1.hap2, whole genome shotgun sequence, one region includes:
- the SLC39A2 gene encoding zinc transporter ZIP2 — MDQLLSVKVGCLVALLFLTLVFGFAPLFLNWYMKRKITGTYEFIICLISSFAAGIFLGACLLHVVSDALTNIATELSYINYPMGELILSFGFFFVLFIERIVLQISMCSQKTHQDGVPLPSTPTSPESNFSEKNELPNEMTLPPEDPHNHVHPNMYSLSSFRSLILFCSLSIHSVFEGLAIGLQSEYSNALQIAIAVLIHKGIIVFSLSLKLIQSMTTPFWMAIYIVIFSLMSPIGITIGIIVTLKKSSVVTLVQAILEGIASGTFVYVTFLEILPSELNSGKRPLLRLLLIVIGFTIMAVIAIWA; from the exons ATGGATCAGCTTCTGAGTGTAAAAGTTGGATGTCTGGTGGCCCTTTTGTTCCTGACTTTGGTTTTCGGGTTTGCACCTTTGTTTCTTAATTGGTATATGAAAAGAAAGATAACAG GTACCTATGAATTTATTATTTGCTTGATCAGTTCATTTGCCGCTGGCATCTTCTTGGGCGCCTGCTTGCTTCATGTTGTGTCAGACGCACTTACAAATATTGCTACAGAACTCTCATAT ATTAATTATCCTATGGGAGAACTAATCTTGTCCTTTGGCTTCTTCTTTGTCCTCTTCATTGAACGTATAGTTCTGCAAATATCCATGTGTTCTCAGAAGACACATCAAGATGGAGTTCCACTGCCATCTACTCCAACATCCCCTGAGTCTAATTTCTCGGAAAAAAACGAACTTCCAAATGAGATGACATTACCACCTGAGGATCCACATAATCATGTCCATCCTAATATGTATTCTCTTTCTTCTTTCCGCTCCTTGATCCTATTTTGTTCCCTTTCCATTCATTCAGTGTTTGAGGGTTTAGCTATTGGTCTTCAGTCAGAATATTCCAATGCTCTTCAAATAGCAATTGCTGTTCTCATCCACAAGGGCATCATCGTTTTCAGCCTTTCATTAAAACTTATCCAGAGCATGACCACACCATTTTGGATGGCAATTTACATAGTGATCTTCTCATTGATGTCTCCCATTGGTATTACAATTGGCATTATTGTTACATTGAAAAAGAGCAGTGTTGTAACTCTAGTGCAGGCTATCCTAGAAGGCATTGCATCTGGAACATTTGTGTATGTTACCTTTCTAGAGATTCTTCCATCAGAGCTGAATTCAGGAAAAAGGCCACTTCTTAGGCTTTTGTTAATTGTTATTGGTTTTACCATAATGGCAGTAATAGCTATTTGGGCCTGA